In Cutaneotrichosporon cavernicola HIS019 DNA, chromosome: 1, one DNA window encodes the following:
- the GLE1 gene encoding uncharacterized protein (GLE1-like protein) has protein sequence MKFGIPDSDSDSDDNFVGVVQDDVSYLSDESDDLPMPDLTRQPLSKLGIAIRNTLVFSDSEDDTNSEDEVGDLLDGMSTTSKTSYRNPKKEKRSAPPPAPRRAPSGARKPNHKVPVAGPSWRPWEPTVADLLRDNGPSEYTKWIRATEADAWKHGHRKAAERQAELDQIRSNIRKEHDRKQKIQGDRDADELLAMMEGLAVRAEAEEKERTRRFQERQAQLWADIDAAIKESERRHGEELAARATAERKRKEDDEARAVAAEKEALARKAEAERVAKEKAEKEAADRAEAEQKQKEAQAAQAAAQRQEDERRAAADTSLHGRREWAKWVDVQKRMKAEVINPLKANKEMRDTLLPTMRLIKRWIGQVVNTQEKILAVTNDLCAKFNEQLSSPPSAANPIKLTEQLHLPYYYLLSHTAKALIRQAVREVEAKPEAAFPLARIIMGVMLRGHPAFGSVVYARLVKKCPFVVPYWPVRVEGQSREEYEQSTGQLVDESHSEYIRRMIGIVRMYLAVLALPLGSLAHTLPAQPTPKQLLELVPEEWRLPAAWTWVATALKANLAKHPAVGPLLLAHLETVGPALVKTYGAQQMNKILVAERAGVESGAIRCDTAATRATIKSFIDTWEQTHQLPAPKGINW, from the exons ATGAAGTTTGGTATCCCAGACTCGGACTCTGATTCCGACGACAACTTTGTCGGCGTTGTCCAAGATGACGTTAGTTACTTGTCTGACGAGAGTGATGATCTTCCCATGCCAGACCTCACCCG GCAACCACTGTCCAAACTCGGCATCGCGATCCGCAACACTCTGGTGTTTAGCGATAGCGAAGACGACACCAACTCTGAAGATGAGGTTGgtgatctcctcgacggcatgTCTACCACCTCGAAAACAAGTTACCGTAATCCCAA gaaggagaagcgctctgctcctccaccagcaCCGCGGCGCGCCCCATCCGGCGCGCGTAAACCCAACCACAAAGTCCCCGTCGCTGGTCCAAGTTGGCGCCCCTGGGAGCCGACTGTGGCTGACCTTCTCCGGGATAACGGCCCCAGCGAGTACACCAAGTGGATACGTGcgaccgaggccgacgcgtGGAAGCACGGCCACCGCAAGGCTGCAGAACGCCAGGCTGAGCTGGACCAAATCAGGTCGAACATCCGCAAGGAGCATGACCGAAAGCAAAAGATCCAGGGCGATCGTGATGCTGATGAACTGCTGGCCATGATGGAAGGGCTTGCtgtccgcgccgaggccgaggagaaggaacGCACCCGCCGCTTCCAAGAACGACAGGCGCAGCTTTGGGCG GACATTGACGCGGCGATCAAGGAGTCTGAGCGTCGCCATGGGGAGGAGCTGGCTGCGCGTGCGACTGCTGAacgcaagcgcaaggaggacgacgaggcgcgggCTGTGGCCGCGGAGAAAGAGGCGCtcgcgaggaaggcagaGGCGGAGCGCGTagccaaggagaaggcagagaaggaggcggcaGACCGCGCAGAAGCGGAGCAGAAGCAGAAGGAGGCACAGGCCGCGCAGGCGGCAGCTCAGCGccaggaggacgagaggaGGGCTGCGGCTGACACCTCCTTGCATGGGCGCCGTGAGTGGGCCAAGTGGGTCGACGTGCAGAAGCGCATGAAGGCGGAGGTCATTAATCCCCTCAAAGCCAACAAAGAGATGCGTGATACGCTGCTTCCCACTATGCGCTTAATCAAGCGCTGGATTGGGCAAGTCGTCAACACGCAGGAGAAGATTCTCGCCGTT ACCAACGACCTCTGCGCCAAGTTCAACGAACagctctcctccccaccaaGTGCCGCCAACCCAATAAAGCTCACCGAGCAACTGCACCTTCCGTACTACTACTTGCTGTCGCACACTGCCAAGGCACTCATCCGGCAGGCTGTGCGGGaagtcgaggccaagcccGAGGCCGCCTTCCCTCTTGCCCGTATAATCATGGGCGTCATGCTTCGTGGACACCCCGCGTTTGGCAGCGTGGTGTACGCTCGCCTGGTCAAGAAGTGTCCCTTCGTTGTGCCGTACTGGCCAGTTCGGGTTGAG GGCCAGTCGCGGGAGGAATACGAGCAGTCGACCGGCCAGCTTGTCGACGAGAGTCACTCCGAGTACATCCGGCGCATGATCGGCATCGTGCGCATGTACCTTGCAGTTCTGGCGCTCCCGTTGGGGAGTCTCGCACACACGCTTCCCGCGCAACCGACGCCGAaacagctcctcgagctcgtcccGGAAGAGTGGCGCCTTCCGGCCGCATGGACTTGGGTCGCGACCGCACTCAAGGCCAATCTCGCTAAGCACCCCGCTGTCGGaccgctcctccttgcgcacCTCGAGACAGTCGGCCCTGCCCTCGTCAAGACGTACGGTGCACAGCAAATGAATAAAATCCTCGTGGCCGAGAGGGCAGGTGTTGAGAGCGGCGCGATCCGCTGCGACACGGCAGCAACGCGCGCAACAATCAAGTCATTTATCGATACATGGGAGCAGACGCACCAGCTCCCGGCGCCCAAGGGCATCAACTGGTAG